In a genomic window of Amycolatopsis japonica:
- a CDS encoding type I polyketide synthase — MTEIRPLVTLLRERQPARPAFTDEHRTLTFGELLESSGRLAAGLGIARGERVLVHIGGRVEFAEYSLAVLRAGGVGVPVSARSTAAELARVADDSGAVLLITEARHAELTRKLRLRVVFVEDEPSPPRGEPRDDLGLDEPAWLLYTSGTTGRPKGVLTTQRAMLWSSAACYGPMYGISGEDTVLWPLPLHHAYALSLAFAGTIALGTHTRIVDRDLRGALTAFPGGVLAGVPATFLNLRQEVRGDLPAPRLCLSGGSPCTAPTRAAVRDLFGIEVLDGYGSTETGGKIAVQLPGEDHLTPVPGMEVRVVDEQIEVRGPGVAPSAAGPDGWYRTGDVGGLAEGRLILEGRADDVIVCGGQNVHPTEIEAVIAEVPGVKDVLVTGRPDEVLGAVPVAFLVSDEPDLDAVRRLCRHRLSAYKVPVAFHLVESLPRTPSGKALRKDLRVPPPVAETLVREAIAELCDVGERWRDRPFAELGLTSVGGVQLRHRLAEATGLALPQALVYDFPTPAAVIAELERLLAGESRPATKRAVPARDDEPIAVVATACRFPGGVTSPEALWNLVAGGVDATGDFPTDRGWEHSVRYDPDPGRLGGSTTRRGGFVYDAMDFDPALFGMSPREALSTDPQQRLLLETSWELFERAGLDTATLRGSDTGVFVGVMNEDYASRFEGHRMEGRLGIGSSHALASGRISYTFGLHGPAVTVDTACSSSLVALHWAVRALRAGECSLAVAGGATVMSSPRTFLEFSRQRGLSPDGRCRSYAAGADGTAWSEGAGVVLLERLSDARRNGHPVLALLSGSAVNSDGASNGLTAPSGRAQRAVVASALADAGLSPADVDAVEGHGTATPIGDPIEAEALIAAYGGERDRPLWLGSVKANIGHTQAAAGVAGVIKMVEALRHGHLPPSLYADEPSPRVDWSAGDVRLLAEGREWRAGPKPRHAGVSAFGIGGTNAHVLVSEAPPSPENGTPASLGAPWLLSAAGDGALRAAASRLLATVGGRDEDDVAFTLATRSALEHRALVPSGDLAALRALATGERRGRTVRGPAAAAFLFSGQGAQRAGMGKELSERFPLFRKAFDAACEALGGGVREVAFEGGELLDRTDHAQAALFAYEVALYRLLESWGLRPGTVAGHSIGEIAAAHVAGVLSLEDAGVLVAARGRLMAALPPGGVMIAVRAAEAEVAPLVGEFADQVAIAAVNGPRSLVLSGSASVTEAIAAQWPGSTRLRVSHAFHSPLIDPMLAEFHEVATGLTYRAPETTLISGLTGRAITGVDPEYWVRHARETVRFADALDTLAATETAICLEIGPSAVLSRAAGSVLPTVSTMDTSRSVLEAAGELHTAGVSVSWRSVFDGSGARRVTLPTYPFQRERFWLDPQPRRSHDGHAMLGPALVAPDSPRVVHGGSAGVRTHGWLADHVVGGATLFPASAFVELAVHAGGTNVAELTIEAPLRLGRSEDVALQVVVDGPRIDIYAKDSDAWTRHATGRLGTSEVFAQPWKGEWPPPATESVDVDRAYAALDYGPAFRAVTGLWQDGDELFADIALAEDVDGRFALHPVLLDAAVHTLALAGAPGDEARVPFFWSGVHVFAPAARRARVHCVRSGPGEVRVELFDPAGTPVAVVESLLTRPLPAGNTMLYAPRWIPVPAARADDVRIVETEDVRSALTALQDTLPRGERTVVVTRDAADPASAALFGLGAAASSEYRGLVTVVDTALPVEKVRELVGGNPEPQLSIRDGVPHALRIARTAPASGRPIDPAGTVLITGGTGALGGALARHLVAAHGVRHLLLVSRRGSSSPGADELRELPADVRIVDGDIADPAFVRQLVDSCDPPLTAVVHSAAVVADAAFTAQTTAGVDTVFRPKADAAAILHEATRHLPLSAFVLFSSLAGTFGNAGQANYAAANRYLDALAVRRRAEGLPATSIAWGLWDLEIGLGSKIPEAARHRIQTSGVAALTLEQGMALFDAALGHAEPVLIAARLDPTAAGLPPIADGLGRPAARPAPPSPDRRWPDQPTEQELRELLRVELAEVLGHHDPGTIPMDKPFTELGLDSLAVIDLRTRLRELTGVELPARVLFDHPTVTELTGHLRDRAGRGSG; from the coding sequence ATGACCGAGATCCGCCCGCTGGTGACCTTGTTACGCGAACGGCAGCCCGCCCGGCCGGCGTTCACCGACGAGCACCGGACCCTGACCTTCGGGGAACTGCTGGAGTCGAGCGGCCGGCTGGCGGCGGGGCTCGGGATCGCCCGCGGTGAACGGGTGCTGGTCCACATCGGCGGGCGGGTCGAATTCGCCGAGTACAGCCTGGCGGTGCTGCGGGCGGGCGGGGTCGGTGTTCCGGTGAGCGCGCGGTCGACGGCGGCCGAACTCGCCCGTGTCGCCGACGATTCCGGCGCCGTTCTGCTGATCACCGAAGCCAGGCACGCGGAGCTCACGCGAAAGCTCCGGCTACGAGTGGTGTTCGTCGAGGACGAGCCGTCGCCCCCGCGGGGTGAACCGCGCGACGATCTCGGCCTCGACGAACCCGCTTGGCTGCTCTACACCTCCGGCACGACCGGCCGCCCCAAAGGCGTGCTGACGACCCAGCGCGCGATGCTCTGGTCGTCGGCCGCCTGCTACGGGCCGATGTACGGGATCTCCGGCGAAGACACCGTTCTGTGGCCGCTTCCGTTGCACCACGCGTACGCGTTGTCGCTGGCCTTCGCCGGGACGATCGCGTTGGGCACGCACACGAGGATCGTCGACCGCGATCTGCGCGGGGCGCTCACGGCGTTCCCCGGCGGTGTCCTCGCCGGTGTCCCGGCGACGTTTCTGAATCTGCGTCAGGAGGTCCGCGGCGATCTCCCCGCGCCACGCCTGTGCCTCTCCGGAGGCTCGCCGTGCACCGCGCCGACTCGCGCCGCCGTCAGGGACCTGTTCGGCATCGAAGTCCTCGACGGTTACGGCAGCACGGAAACCGGTGGCAAGATCGCCGTCCAGCTCCCCGGCGAGGATCATCTGACACCGGTGCCGGGGATGGAGGTCCGCGTCGTCGACGAGCAGATCGAGGTGCGCGGTCCCGGAGTGGCGCCGAGCGCCGCGGGGCCGGACGGCTGGTACCGGACCGGTGATGTGGGCGGTCTCGCCGAGGGGCGGCTCATCCTCGAAGGCCGCGCCGACGACGTCATCGTCTGCGGCGGCCAGAACGTGCACCCGACGGAGATCGAGGCGGTCATCGCCGAAGTCCCTGGCGTCAAAGACGTTCTGGTGACGGGAAGACCCGACGAGGTCCTCGGCGCGGTCCCGGTGGCGTTCCTCGTCTCCGACGAGCCGGATCTCGACGCGGTACGCCGCCTGTGCCGCCACCGGCTCTCCGCGTACAAGGTTCCGGTTGCCTTCCACCTCGTCGAAAGCCTTCCCCGGACGCCGTCGGGGAAAGCGCTGCGGAAGGATTTGCGCGTTCCGCCACCCGTGGCGGAAACGCTGGTGCGCGAGGCGATCGCCGAACTGTGCGACGTCGGCGAGCGGTGGCGCGACCGGCCGTTCGCCGAACTGGGCCTGACGTCGGTGGGCGGCGTGCAGTTGCGGCACCGGCTGGCCGAGGCGACCGGATTGGCCCTCCCCCAAGCGCTCGTCTACGACTTCCCGACCCCGGCCGCGGTCATCGCCGAGCTCGAACGGCTCCTGGCCGGGGAAAGCAGACCCGCGACGAAAAGAGCCGTTCCCGCTCGCGACGACGAACCGATCGCCGTCGTCGCGACCGCGTGCCGGTTCCCCGGCGGCGTGACGTCGCCCGAGGCCCTGTGGAACCTGGTGGCCGGTGGCGTCGACGCGACCGGCGACTTCCCCACCGACCGGGGCTGGGAGCACTCCGTCCGATACGACCCGGATCCCGGCAGGCTCGGCGGTTCCACCACCCGCCGCGGCGGATTCGTGTACGACGCCATGGATTTCGACCCCGCCCTGTTCGGGATGTCGCCGCGCGAGGCCCTGTCGACCGACCCTCAGCAGCGGTTGCTGCTGGAGACGTCGTGGGAGCTGTTCGAACGTGCCGGCCTCGACACCGCCACGCTGCGCGGAAGCGACACCGGGGTGTTCGTCGGCGTGATGAACGAGGACTACGCCAGCCGGTTCGAAGGGCATCGGATGGAGGGACGGCTGGGCATCGGGTCCTCGCACGCGCTCGCGTCCGGCCGGATCTCCTACACCTTCGGGCTGCACGGCCCGGCGGTCACGGTCGACACCGCCTGCTCCTCGTCGCTGGTGGCACTGCATTGGGCCGTGCGCGCGCTGCGTGCCGGCGAGTGTTCGCTCGCCGTGGCCGGTGGCGCGACGGTGATGTCGTCCCCGCGCACGTTCCTGGAATTCAGCCGCCAGCGCGGCCTTTCGCCGGACGGCCGATGCCGCTCCTACGCGGCGGGCGCCGACGGCACGGCGTGGTCCGAGGGCGCGGGCGTCGTCCTCCTGGAGCGGCTGTCGGACGCCCGCCGGAACGGGCATCCGGTGCTGGCACTGCTCAGCGGTTCGGCCGTCAACTCCGACGGGGCGTCGAACGGGCTGACCGCGCCGAGCGGGCGGGCCCAGCGCGCGGTCGTCGCGTCCGCGCTGGCCGACGCCGGTCTGTCCCCGGCCGACGTCGACGCGGTGGAGGGGCACGGAACGGCCACCCCGATCGGCGATCCGATCGAGGCGGAGGCCCTCATCGCCGCCTACGGTGGCGAGCGTGACCGGCCGCTGTGGCTCGGCTCGGTGAAGGCCAACATCGGGCACACCCAGGCCGCGGCGGGCGTCGCCGGGGTGATCAAGATGGTGGAAGCCTTGCGGCACGGGCATTTGCCGCCGTCGCTGTACGCCGACGAGCCGAGCCCCCGCGTCGACTGGTCCGCGGGCGATGTGCGCCTGCTCGCCGAAGGCCGGGAATGGCGTGCCGGGCCGAAACCCCGGCACGCCGGGGTGTCCGCGTTCGGGATCGGCGGCACCAACGCGCACGTTCTCGTCTCCGAAGCGCCGCCCTCGCCCGAAAATGGAACTCCCGCGTCTCTCGGAGCGCCGTGGCTGTTGAGCGCCGCCGGGGACGGCGCGCTGCGAGCCGCCGCCTCCCGGTTACTGGCGACCGTGGGCGGCCGGGACGAGGACGACGTCGCGTTCACCCTCGCCACCCGCTCCGCGCTGGAGCATCGCGCGCTGGTCCCGTCCGGCGATCTCGCCGCGTTGCGCGCCCTCGCCACGGGCGAACGCCGCGGCCGGACCGTGCGCGGACCGGCGGCCGCGGCGTTCCTGTTCAGCGGACAGGGCGCGCAGCGCGCGGGAATGGGAAAGGAACTGTCGGAGCGGTTCCCGTTGTTCCGCAAGGCGTTCGACGCGGCGTGTGAGGCGCTCGGCGGCGGAGTCCGTGAAGTCGCGTTCGAGGGCGGGGAGCTGCTCGACCGGACGGATCACGCGCAAGCCGCCTTGTTCGCCTACGAAGTCGCCCTGTACCGGCTGCTGGAATCCTGGGGTCTCCGGCCCGGCACGGTCGCTGGGCACTCGATCGGCGAGATCGCCGCCGCACATGTCGCCGGTGTCCTCTCCCTCGAGGACGCCGGTGTCCTGGTGGCCGCGCGCGGCCGTCTGATGGCCGCTTTGCCGCCGGGTGGCGTCATGATCGCCGTCCGGGCGGCCGAGGCCGAAGTCGCCCCACTGGTCGGGGAATTCGCCGACCAGGTGGCGATCGCCGCCGTCAACGGCCCTCGATCCCTCGTGCTGTCCGGATCCGCGAGCGTGACCGAAGCGATCGCGGCCCAGTGGCCGGGTTCCACACGCCTGCGCGTCAGCCACGCGTTCCATTCGCCGCTGATCGACCCGATGCTCGCCGAATTCCACGAGGTCGCCACCGGGCTGACCTACCGCGCACCGGAGACGACCCTGATCTCCGGCCTGACCGGCCGCGCGATCACCGGCGTCGACCCGGAGTACTGGGTGCGGCACGCCAGGGAAACGGTCCGGTTCGCCGACGCGCTGGACACCCTCGCCGCGACGGAAACGGCCATCTGCCTGGAGATCGGCCCGTCCGCGGTGCTGAGCAGGGCCGCCGGATCGGTACTGCCCACCGTGTCCACTATGGACACGAGCCGGAGCGTCCTGGAAGCGGCGGGCGAGCTGCACACCGCCGGTGTGTCCGTGTCGTGGCGATCGGTTTTCGACGGCAGCGGCGCCCGCCGGGTCACGCTGCCGACGTATCCCTTCCAGCGCGAGCGGTTCTGGCTCGATCCGCAACCGCGCCGGAGCCACGACGGCCATGCGATGCTCGGCCCGGCGCTCGTCGCCCCCGACTCGCCCAGGGTCGTGCACGGCGGTTCGGCGGGCGTCCGCACGCACGGCTGGCTCGCCGACCACGTCGTCGGTGGCGCGACACTGTTCCCGGCCAGCGCCTTCGTCGAACTCGCCGTGCACGCGGGCGGAACGAACGTAGCCGAGCTGACGATCGAGGCGCCGCTGCGGCTCGGCCGGTCAGAGGACGTCGCGCTCCAAGTGGTCGTGGACGGACCCCGGATCGACATCTACGCCAAGGACTCCGACGCCTGGACGCGGCACGCCACCGGCCGTCTGGGGACCTCCGAGGTCTTCGCGCAGCCGTGGAAGGGCGAGTGGCCGCCTCCCGCCACCGAATCGGTCGACGTGGACCGGGCTTACGCGGCCCTCGACTACGGTCCCGCCTTCCGCGCGGTGACCGGACTGTGGCAGGACGGCGACGAACTGTTCGCCGACATCGCGCTCGCCGAAGACGTCGACGGCCGGTTCGCCCTGCATCCCGTGCTGCTCGACGCGGCGGTGCACACCCTCGCGCTGGCCGGAGCACCCGGAGACGAAGCACGCGTGCCGTTCTTCTGGAGCGGCGTCCACGTGTTCGCCCCCGCCGCGCGCCGGGCGCGAGTCCACTGTGTACGGTCCGGCCCCGGCGAAGTCCGCGTCGAACTCTTCGACCCGGCCGGAACACCCGTCGCGGTCGTGGAATCGCTGCTCACCCGGCCGCTGCCCGCCGGGAACACGATGCTCTACGCGCCGCGCTGGATCCCCGTCCCGGCCGCGCGCGCCGACGACGTCCGGATCGTCGAGACCGAAGACGTCCGGAGCGCGCTCACCGCGCTGCAGGACACCCTCCCGCGCGGGGAACGCACCGTCGTCGTCACCCGAGACGCGGCCGATCCGGCGTCGGCCGCCCTCTTCGGGCTCGGGGCCGCCGCGTCGAGCGAGTACCGCGGCCTGGTCACCGTGGTCGACACCGCGCTCCCGGTGGAGAAGGTGCGCGAGCTCGTCGGCGGCAACCCCGAACCCCAGCTGTCGATCCGGGACGGCGTACCGCACGCGCTGCGGATCGCCCGCACCGCGCCCGCGTCCGGCCGTCCGATCGACCCGGCCGGGACCGTGCTGATCACCGGCGGCACCGGCGCGCTCGGTGGGGCGCTGGCCCGGCATCTCGTGGCCGCGCACGGGGTCCGGCATCTGCTGCTGGTCAGCCGCCGCGGCTCGTCCTCACCCGGCGCGGACGAGCTTCGCGAACTGCCCGCCGACGTGCGGATCGTCGACGGCGACATCGCCGATCCGGCCTTCGTCCGACAGCTGGTCGACTCCTGCGACCCGCCGCTGACCGCCGTGGTGCACTCCGCCGCCGTCGTCGCCGACGCCGCGTTCACCGCGCAGACGACCGCCGGGGTCGACACCGTCTTCCGCCCGAAGGCCGACGCCGCGGCGATCCTGCACGAGGCCACCCGGCATCTCCCCCTGTCGGCTTTCGTGCTCTTTTCCTCGCTGGCCGGCACTTTCGGCAACGCGGGACAAGCGAACTACGCGGCGGCGAACCGCTACCTCGACGCGTTGGCCGTACGACGGCGGGCGGAAGGGCTTCCCGCGACGTCGATCGCTTGGGGTCTCTGGGATCTGGAGATCGGCCTCGGCTCGAAGATCCCCGAAGCGGCGCGGCATCGCATCCAGACCTCCGGGGTGGCCGCGCTGACCCTGGAGCAGGGAATGGCGCTGTTCGACGCCGCGCTCGGACACGCCGAACCGGTCCTGATCGCCGCCCGGCTCGACCCCACCGCCGCCGGTCTGCCCCCGATCGCCGACGGTCTCGGCCGCCCCGCCGCGAGACCCGCGCCGCCGTCACCCGACCGGCGCTGGCCGGATCAGCCCACGGAGCAGGAACTGCGCGAGCTGCTGCGGGTGGAACTCGCCGAGGTCCTCGGCCACCACGATCCGGGAACGATCCCCATGGACAAGCCGTTCACCGAACTCGGACTCGATTCCCTGGCCGTCATCGATCTGCGGACCCGGCTCCGGGAGCTGACCGGCGTCGAACTCCCCGCCCGCGTCCTGTTCGACCACCCGACCGTCACGGAGCTCACCGGACACCTGCGCGACCGGGCCGGGCGAGGGTCTGGCTGA
- a CDS encoding EamA family transporter, translating into MAIIAERPVVPAEPAAAKPTLRDAGLAALAPASWGTVYVVTATLLPPDRPLLAAALRALPAGLLLLALTRRLPHGSWWWKTTVLGMLNFGAFLPLIFFAAYRLPGGVAATLGALQPLLVALLALPMLRVRTPAPILLAAIAGAGGVALLTLSSEARLDPLGLAAMLAAVGLMAVSLILTKKWGRPEHPLAMTGWQLTLGGIVLAPATLLFEGLPSSLTTANLIGYGYIGIVTTALAYPLWFRGIDRLAPASVSLLTLTNPLVATAAGFLVLGQTLTGWQLTGFAVALTALTLSQTLARPGRAGVR; encoded by the coding sequence ATGGCGATCATCGCCGAGCGGCCCGTCGTCCCGGCGGAACCGGCGGCCGCGAAACCGACGCTGCGTGACGCCGGGCTCGCCGCGCTGGCCCCGGCCAGCTGGGGCACCGTCTACGTCGTCACCGCGACCCTGTTGCCCCCGGACCGGCCGCTTTTGGCCGCCGCGCTGCGGGCGCTCCCGGCCGGGCTGCTCCTGCTGGCACTGACCCGGCGGCTCCCGCACGGGTCGTGGTGGTGGAAGACGACGGTGCTCGGGATGCTCAACTTCGGCGCCTTCCTGCCGTTGATCTTCTTCGCCGCGTACCGCCTCCCCGGCGGGGTCGCCGCGACCCTCGGCGCCCTGCAACCCCTGCTGGTGGCGCTGCTCGCGCTCCCGATGCTCCGCGTCCGGACCCCGGCGCCGATCCTGCTCGCCGCGATCGCCGGCGCCGGTGGGGTCGCGCTGCTGACCCTTTCGTCGGAAGCCCGGCTCGACCCGCTCGGGCTGGCCGCCATGCTCGCCGCCGTCGGGCTCATGGCCGTTTCCCTGATCCTGACCAAGAAATGGGGCCGCCCTGAGCATCCGCTGGCGATGACCGGCTGGCAGCTGACCCTCGGCGGCATCGTCCTCGCCCCGGCGACGCTCCTGTTCGAAGGGCTCCCGAGCTCGCTGACGACGGCGAACCTGATCGGCTACGGCTACATCGGCATCGTCACCACCGCGCTGGCCTATCCGCTGTGGTTCCGCGGCATCGACCGGCTCGCCCCGGCGTCGGTCTCCCTGCTGACGCTGACCAACCCTCTCGTCGCCACCGCCGCGGGATTCCTGGTGCTGGGCCAGACCCTCACCGGCTGGCAGCTCACCGGATTCGCCGTCGCGCTCACCGCGTTGACGCTCAGCCAGACCCTCGCCCGGCCCGGTCGCGCAGGTGTCCGGTGA
- a CDS encoding MarR family winged helix-turn-helix transcriptional regulator, protein MADAVDAVIALWRHERPDLEDKLWPAEVIGRVQRLSRILDRKLKEFNAKHDLESWEFDVLTTLRRSGEADGLTPGALLKAAMVTSGAITNRIDRMETKGLVERVRDSDDRRSVKIRLTGKGRQVVDEVFVLHLENEADLLPDLKPAQWAELIGGLRLLLEHFGDTSLE, encoded by the coding sequence ATGGCCGACGCGGTGGACGCGGTGATCGCGCTTTGGCGACACGAGCGGCCGGACCTCGAAGACAAGCTCTGGCCCGCCGAGGTGATCGGGCGCGTTCAGCGGCTTTCGCGAATCCTCGACCGGAAGCTCAAGGAGTTCAACGCCAAGCACGACCTGGAGTCGTGGGAGTTCGACGTGCTCACCACGCTCCGCCGCTCCGGGGAAGCCGACGGCCTGACGCCCGGCGCGCTGCTCAAGGCCGCGATGGTCACGTCCGGGGCGATCACGAACCGCATCGACCGCATGGAGACCAAGGGCCTGGTCGAGCGGGTGCGCGACAGCGACGACCGGCGTTCGGTCAAGATCCGGCTGACCGGCAAGGGACGTCAGGTCGTGGACGAGGTCTTCGTCCTCCACCTGGAGAACGAAGCCGACCTCCTGCCCGATCTGAAACCGGCGCAGTGGGCCGAACTGATCGGCGGCCTGCGGCTGCTGCTCGAACACTTCGGCGACACGTCACTGGAGTGA